A single region of the Rattus rattus isolate New Zealand chromosome 8, Rrattus_CSIRO_v1, whole genome shotgun sequence genome encodes:
- the LOC116907032 gene encoding secreted seminal-vesicle Ly-6 protein 1-like translates to MGKLLLLLLLLLLLLGAFVLLLIQAQERICMSCNMFVNGKCVEGEGKCTMEDGGACRTRDIYLFNARGGFLYNHTMLECSKSCKASEESYFHLKISTFCCKSQDFCNKYKGK, encoded by the exons ATGGGcaagctcctgctcctgctcctgctcctgctcctgctgctaggAGCTTTTGTTCTTCTGTTGATCCAAG CCCAAGAAAGAATATGCATGTCCTGCAACATGTTTGTGAATGGCAAGTGTGTAGAAGGTGAAGGTAAATGCACCATGGAGGACGGCGGTGCATGCAGAACCAGGGACATCTATCTTTTCAATGCAAGAG GTGGGTTTCTCTACAACCACACTATGCTGGAGTGTTCTAAATCTTGTAAGGCTTCAGAAGAGAGTTATTTTCATCTAAAAATTTCAACTTTTTGTTGCAAAAGTCAAGACTTCTGCaataaatataaaggaaagtGA